CGGGGGCCTCGCGGCTCACCTTCGGCATCGGCGAGCTCCAGGGCGGCGTGAGCTACATCCCGTTCGTGATCGGGCTCTTCGGCCTCGGCGAGATCTTCGTGCAGATCTCGCGGCGCATGGGCGGGCTCAAGGTGCTCGGCGTCAGGGAGGACCCAGCCGAGAATCGGGTGACGTTCCGCGAGATCCTCGGCAAATACTGGCGCACGGTCATCCGCTCCGCCCTGGTGGGCGTGGGCATCGGGGTCCTGCCCGGCGTCGGCGCCGAGACCTCGTCCTGGCTGGCCTACGGCATGGCCAAGCGAGCCTCTAGGCATCCCGAGCGGTTCGGCAAGGGCGAGGTCGAGGGCGTCATCGCGCCCGAGGTCGCCAACAACGGCGAGTGCGGCGCCTCCCTGGTGCCGTTGCTCACGTTCGGCATCCCGGGCGATGTGGTCACGGCGGTCATGCTCGGCGCCTTCATCGCCCAGGGCATGCGGCCCGGGCCGCTCCTGTTCCGTGAGCGCATCGTGGACATCTACGGCATCTACATCGCGCTGTTCCTGGCCACGTTCGCGATGTTCGCCGTGGCCAAGCTGACGATCCGGTGGTGGGTGAAGGTCCTCCAGGTGCCGCGCGCCGTGCTCTACCCCGTCGTCACCATGCTGTGCCTGGCCGGCTCCTACGCCATCAACTCGAGCCTCTTCGACGTGGGTATCACGCTCGTGTTCGGCGTCGTGGGCTATGTCATGCGCATGGGCGGCTTCGAGGTGCCGCCCATGGTCCTGGCGTTCATCCTCTCGCCGATGCTCGAGCAGGCACTGACGCA
This sequence is a window from Candidatus Rokuibacteriota bacterium. Protein-coding genes within it:
- a CDS encoding tripartite tricarboxylate transporter permease, producing MLEQLQQAAAVVFRWDALLMIVVGNVLGMVVGALPGLTVTMAMAIFSPLTFFMPPLVGIPFLLGLYKGGTYGGSISAILIGTPGTASNAATLMDGYPMAQQGRAGKALQASIYASTVGDMFSNVTLVLAAGPLALVALRFGPPEFFALILFSMTVIASLAGRSLAKCLVSASLGVLVALVGIDPVSGASRLTFGIGELQGGVSYIPFVIGLFGLGEIFVQISRRMGGLKVLGVREDPAENRVTFREILGKYWRTVIRSALVGVGIGVLPGVGAETSSWLAYGMAKRASRHPERFGKGEVEGVIAPEVANNGECGASLVPLLTFGIPGDVVTAVMLGAFIAQGMRPGPLLFRERIVDIYGIYIALFLATFAMFAVAKLTIRWWVKVLQVPRAVLYPVVTMLCLAGSYAINSSLFDVGITLVFGVVGYVMRMGGFEVPPMVLAFILSPMLEQALTQSLLMAHGNPLIFFTRPIAALFMLLTAVSVALYFRTAMRARRAPEAAAVRGGAGG